From a region of the Hymenobacter jejuensis genome:
- a CDS encoding SDR family NAD(P)-dependent oxidoreductase, with translation MAYALVTGASRGIGQAIATELARRGYNLLLTARSEDALEKVAAQLRQQHGVQAHVLALDLAAPDVAARLAAWASSQAQDLAVLVNNAGYGLWGRFEELSLEEQQNMLQINMMVPVALTHALLPSLRRQPKAYVLNVASTAAYQAVPTLTLYAASKAFLLSFTRGLRYELRDSPVSVTCLSPGATTTDFANRAGMSASLQEVSNKVSMTPEQVAKAAVTALFAGEAELIPGALNKISATLTGFVPKAVTEKIAAGIYEKHLK, from the coding sequence ATGGCATATGCTCTTGTAACCGGTGCTTCTCGCGGAATTGGGCAGGCCATTGCTACCGAGCTGGCGCGGCGCGGCTACAACCTGTTGCTCACAGCCCGCTCCGAAGATGCCCTGGAGAAAGTAGCGGCCCAGCTGCGCCAACAGCACGGCGTGCAAGCGCACGTACTAGCCCTGGACCTCGCTGCGCCGGACGTTGCTGCGCGCCTTGCCGCTTGGGCTAGCTCGCAAGCCCAGGATCTGGCGGTGTTGGTGAACAATGCCGGGTATGGCTTGTGGGGCCGTTTTGAGGAGCTGTCGTTGGAAGAGCAGCAGAACATGCTGCAAATCAACATGATGGTGCCCGTAGCCCTGACGCATGCTTTGTTGCCGAGCCTGCGCCGTCAGCCTAAGGCATATGTCTTGAACGTGGCCAGCACGGCCGCCTACCAAGCCGTGCCCACCCTAACGCTGTATGCGGCCAGCAAGGCATTTCTGTTGTCCTTCACCCGCGGGCTGCGCTACGAGCTGCGCGATTCGCCGGTGTCGGTTACGTGCCTGAGCCCCGGCGCTACCACCACCGATTTTGCCAACCGGGCCGGCATGAGCGCTAGCTTGCAGGAAGTCTCAAACAAAGTATCCATGACGCCGGAGCAAGTGGCCAAAGCCGCTGTAACGGCCCTGTTTGCCGGCGAAGCGGAGCTGATACCGGGGGCTTTGAACAAGATATCGGCCACGCTCACCGGCTTCGTCCCGAAAGCCGTTACCGAGAAAATTGCGGCCGGCATTTACGAGAAGCACCTGAAGTAG
- a CDS encoding SDR family oxidoreductase: MAFSEFLNKRWSLQGQVALVTGASKGIGAAVAEELLHFGATVVAVARTPEALNTQVAQWQAQGLDAHSFAADVSQAEARRELMAFVRSRWPHLHILINNVGTNVRKRTTDYSPDEYRMLMATNLESAFALCQDAHSLLKAAGSSSIVNIASVAGLQHVRTGAIYGMTKAAMLQLTRNLAVEWAPDGIRVNTIAPWYIRTPLAESVLKNPEFLQSVLDRTPLNRVGEPEEVAAAVAFLCLPAASYITGQNLSIDGGFTVNGFHPGPF; the protein is encoded by the coding sequence ATGGCATTTTCTGAATTTTTGAACAAACGCTGGAGCTTGCAAGGCCAAGTGGCTCTTGTAACTGGCGCTTCTAAGGGCATTGGGGCGGCCGTTGCCGAGGAATTACTGCATTTCGGGGCCACGGTGGTGGCCGTCGCTCGCACGCCGGAAGCTCTGAATACGCAAGTAGCTCAATGGCAAGCACAAGGCCTTGATGCTCATTCGTTTGCAGCCGACGTAAGCCAAGCAGAAGCTCGTAGGGAGTTGATGGCATTTGTGCGCAGCCGCTGGCCGCACTTGCATATACTCATCAACAACGTGGGCACCAACGTCCGCAAGCGCACCACCGATTACAGCCCCGACGAATACCGGATGCTAATGGCCACTAACCTGGAATCGGCTTTCGCGCTGTGCCAAGACGCGCATTCGTTGCTGAAGGCCGCTGGCAGCAGCAGCATTGTCAATATTGCCTCGGTGGCTGGGTTGCAGCACGTGCGCACCGGCGCTATTTATGGCATGACCAAAGCTGCCATGTTGCAGCTCACCCGCAACCTAGCCGTGGAATGGGCTCCGGATGGCATTCGCGTCAACACGATTGCTCCTTGGTACATCCGTACGCCGCTGGCCGAAAGCGTGCTGAAAAACCCCGAATTTCTACAAAGCGTACTCGATCGTACCCCGCTCAACCGCGTAGGCGAACCCGAAGAAGTAGCCGCCGCCGTGGCATTTTTGTGCCTGCCCGCTGCCAGCTACATCACCGGCCAAAACCTGAGCATCGACGGCGGCTTTACGGTCAACGGGTTTCACCCCGGCCCGTTCTGA
- a CDS encoding energy transducer TonB, translating into MIYIPVLNVRLQPFQENWRLMTPQAQGRHCQALLAAQRQLRSQLLRFFVALVVVCGFGVAKQAALAQTPNKTGSPTKQSPIYTYVEQMPVPKEGSMNKLLNDLQQNTHYPEGATQSGKVYVSFIVNSLGKVGNVKIQKGLEPLLDAEAARVVSSLADFTPGRQNGRSVDVALTVPVAFDKSAK; encoded by the coding sequence ATGATCTACATTCCAGTTCTCAACGTTCGCCTACAACCTTTCCAGGAAAACTGGCGGCTGATGACGCCTCAGGCGCAAGGCCGCCACTGCCAAGCGCTGCTCGCTGCGCAACGGCAGTTGCGCTCACAACTGCTTCGGTTCTTCGTAGCCTTGGTTGTAGTGTGCGGGTTCGGAGTGGCAAAGCAAGCGGCGCTGGCTCAAACGCCGAACAAAACCGGTTCTCCAACAAAGCAAAGCCCTATTTACACCTACGTTGAGCAAATGCCCGTTCCCAAAGAAGGCAGCATGAACAAGTTGCTGAATGACCTCCAGCAAAACACGCATTATCCCGAAGGTGCCACCCAATCGGGGAAAGTATATGTAAGCTTCATCGTCAATAGCTTGGGCAAGGTTGGAAATGTGAAGATCCAGAAAGGCCTCGAGCCACTGCTAGATGCCGAAGCCGCCCGTGTAGTAAGCAGTCTGGCCGATTTCACCCCGGGCAGACAAAACGGCCGGTCAGTTGATGTTGCCTTGACGGTGCCTGTGGCGTTTGACAAAAGCGCTAAGTAA
- a CDS encoding amidohydrolase produces the protein MKPFSIAVATTLLASTLAPQAHAQNAALDARIAKLATQEEAKVIGWRRDIHEHPELGNQETRTAGIIAAHLKSLGFEVQTGVARTGVIGILKGGKPGPVVALRADMDGLPVKESAALPFASKVMTTYNGQQVGVMHACGHDTHVAMLMGAAEVLNQVKKDLPGTVKFIFQPAEEGSLPGVEGGARLMTKEGALDNPKVDAIFGVHINAQTEVGTLKYRSGGEMASSDVFNITVKGKSAHGAYPWLSVDPVVTAAQIIMGLQTIVSRQTELTQDAAVITVGMVHGGVRNNIIPEQVELTGTIRTLSKDMQQKIWANIRRTATNIAESAGATAEVSIENYAPVTYNDPRLMERMLPTLRTVAGAEHVVEQKAVTGAEDFAFFQEKVPGLFVFVGGMTKGKNPTETAPHHTAGFFIDESGLTLGVKTLATMAADYLALKK, from the coding sequence ATGAAACCATTCTCTATTGCTGTGGCCACCACTTTGCTGGCCAGCACGTTAGCACCCCAGGCGCACGCCCAAAATGCCGCCCTCGACGCCCGTATTGCCAAGCTGGCTACGCAGGAAGAAGCCAAAGTAATCGGGTGGCGCCGCGATATTCACGAGCATCCGGAGCTGGGTAACCAGGAAACTCGCACGGCCGGCATCATTGCGGCCCACCTCAAAAGCCTAGGCTTCGAAGTGCAAACCGGCGTGGCACGCACGGGGGTGATCGGCATTCTGAAGGGCGGCAAGCCCGGCCCCGTGGTGGCCCTGCGCGCCGACATGGACGGCCTGCCGGTCAAAGAAAGCGCCGCGCTGCCGTTCGCCTCCAAGGTGATGACCACTTACAACGGGCAGCAAGTAGGCGTGATGCACGCCTGCGGCCATGACACGCACGTAGCCATGCTCATGGGCGCGGCCGAAGTGCTCAACCAAGTGAAGAAGGATTTGCCGGGCACGGTTAAGTTTATTTTTCAGCCGGCCGAAGAAGGCTCGCTGCCCGGAGTAGAAGGCGGCGCCCGCCTGATGACCAAGGAAGGTGCGCTGGACAACCCCAAAGTTGACGCCATTTTTGGGGTGCACATCAACGCTCAAACGGAGGTCGGGACGCTGAAATATCGGTCCGGAGGCGAAATGGCCAGCTCCGATGTCTTTAACATTACGGTGAAAGGCAAATCGGCTCACGGCGCGTACCCCTGGCTGAGCGTGGACCCTGTGGTAACTGCAGCCCAGATCATCATGGGCCTGCAAACCATCGTCAGCCGCCAGACCGAACTTACGCAGGATGCGGCCGTCATCACGGTGGGCATGGTGCACGGCGGTGTGCGCAACAACATCATTCCGGAGCAGGTGGAGCTGACTGGCACCATCCGAACGCTGAGCAAGGATATGCAGCAGAAAATCTGGGCCAACATCCGCCGCACGGCCACCAACATTGCCGAAAGTGCCGGTGCCACGGCCGAAGTCAGCATTGAAAACTACGCCCCCGTTACCTACAACGATCCGCGCCTGATGGAGCGCATGCTGCCTACGCTGCGCACCGTGGCCGGCGCCGAACACGTAGTGGAGCAGAAAGCCGTCACCGGCGCCGAGGACTTTGCCTTCTTTCAGGAGAAAGTACCGGGCTTGTTTGTGTTTGTAGGCGGCATGACCAAAGGAAAAAATCCGACGGAAACAGCGCCACACCACACCGCCGGTTTCTTCATTGACGAAAGCGGCCTGACGCTGGGCGTCAAAACGCTGGCAACTATGGCGGCTGATTATTTGGCGCTCAAAAAATAA
- a CDS encoding ATP-grasp domain-containing protein — MNFALVTYEPITLYTAAHVEDEDALLADFLRAKGHAVTFEIWTDAAVDWRRYDAVVLKSPWDYFDRVQEFYAWLDKLRHLGVQLLNPVEVVRWNSDKKYLLDLERAGVRIVPTRWLERGTSFEPDTLFNTFQTEQLIVKPAVSGGSKNTFAFNPEEAADQAAHITALLAAEDFLAQPFLPEIQSEGEWSFIYLGGRYSHCVLKTPKSGDFRVQHYLGGGIEPQEAPESLRRVADDIVARFALGCLYARVDGVQAGGEFFLMELELIEPFLYLDSAKGALERYEAGLLELVS, encoded by the coding sequence GTGAACTTCGCTTTAGTTACCTACGAACCCATAACGCTTTACACCGCTGCCCACGTCGAGGACGAAGACGCGCTGCTGGCCGATTTTCTGCGGGCCAAAGGCCACGCGGTAACCTTTGAGATCTGGACGGACGCGGCCGTTGACTGGCGCCGCTACGACGCGGTGGTGCTCAAGTCGCCGTGGGATTATTTCGATCGGGTGCAGGAATTTTACGCCTGGCTCGATAAGTTGCGGCACTTGGGCGTGCAGTTGCTCAACCCCGTAGAGGTCGTGCGCTGGAATTCCGACAAGAAGTATCTGCTTGATTTAGAACGCGCTGGCGTCCGCATTGTGCCTACGCGTTGGCTGGAGCGAGGTACTTCCTTCGAGCCCGATACCTTGTTCAACACCTTCCAAACCGAGCAGCTGATCGTAAAGCCTGCCGTGAGCGGCGGCTCCAAAAACACGTTCGCCTTCAACCCCGAAGAAGCCGCCGATCAAGCCGCGCACATCACGGCGCTGCTGGCCGCCGAGGACTTTTTGGCGCAGCCGTTTCTGCCCGAAATTCAGAGCGAAGGCGAATGGTCGTTTATTTATTTGGGCGGCCGGTATAGCCATTGTGTACTCAAAACGCCCAAATCCGGCGATTTTCGAGTGCAGCACTATTTGGGCGGTGGCATTGAGCCGCAGGAGGCGCCGGAATCCTTGCGCCGCGTGGCCGACGACATTGTGGCGCGTTTCGCTCTAGGCTGCCTCTACGCCCGCGTCGATGGCGTACAAGCCGGTGGAGAGTTTTTCCTGATGGAGCTGGAGCTTATCGAACCTTTCCTCTACCTCGATTCTGCCAAAGGTGCCTTGGAGCGATACGAAGCTGGATTGTTAGAGCTTGTGAGTTAA
- a CDS encoding WG repeat-containing protein: protein MPGFRFAFPFGQVTAFLLSVLLLISELSYAQTAASRLIPFRRGDKWGYADRSRHLVLPLQYDEAGPFVGEVAWVRQGDRYGYIDGSGHALTPVQYTQASTFQGERATVTLNSETFDISTSGVRLTEPAPAAPDEDYLSQGDVVRRNGKVGFRFTVGTASIPAEYDEIRENYSGLLFVRQGAKWGVINSKGKVVQPLTFDAIRADEKTGFLLPVVARDGLFGYLDEKGGLLVEPQYRAAEPFVGNAARVVTLAGKVGYIDAHGTEFFED from the coding sequence ATGCCTGGGTTCCGATTCGCCTTTCCGTTTGGCCAAGTAACTGCTTTTTTGCTTAGCGTATTGCTGCTAATCAGCGAGTTATCGTATGCCCAAACGGCAGCCTCGCGGCTGATTCCGTTTCGGCGCGGCGACAAATGGGGGTACGCCGACCGGAGCCGGCACTTGGTGTTGCCGCTCCAATACGACGAGGCCGGCCCGTTTGTAGGCGAGGTAGCCTGGGTGCGTCAAGGCGACCGCTACGGCTACATCGACGGCAGCGGCCATGCCCTCACGCCGGTGCAGTACACGCAAGCCTCTACTTTTCAGGGCGAACGCGCAACCGTCACGCTCAACAGCGAAACATTCGACATCTCGACCAGCGGCGTGCGCCTCACTGAGCCCGCGCCCGCTGCCCCCGACGAAGATTACCTGTCGCAAGGCGATGTGGTACGCCGCAACGGCAAAGTCGGCTTTCGCTTTACCGTCGGAACGGCCTCTATACCAGCTGAATACGACGAGATCAGAGAAAATTACAGCGGCCTGCTCTTCGTGCGGCAAGGCGCGAAGTGGGGCGTTATTAACAGCAAAGGCAAGGTGGTGCAGCCCCTCACGTTCGACGCCATCCGGGCCGATGAAAAAACCGGCTTTCTGCTGCCCGTCGTGGCGCGCGACGGCCTCTTTGGCTACCTCGACGAGAAAGGTGGTCTGCTGGTCGAGCCGCAATATCGCGCGGCCGAGCCGTTCGTCGGCAATGCGGCCCGCGTCGTAACGCTGGCCGGTAAGGTCGGCTACATCGACGCCCACGGCACGGAGTTTTTTGAGGACTAA
- a CDS encoding phytanoyl-CoA dioxygenase family protein gives MSSLQQYPRFTLGNSLTPEQLAFFNQYGFLHFRAFISPETVQQLLRASQEVQQQWLAQGVVKVNGVPIKYGKDVDGARIVQRFAFASHYSPVLHEFLQDPRFQSLFPLLEAPGGRVGENEKDGLVINHYVNVTGSEFSQMGWHTDSLRDVFYGKRIGPMLNVGVHLDGTPATNGGLRLLAGTHHQSLRDLLFRKKYYKDVGSDPNEVAVETEPGDLTVHDGRMWHRVARSPLVGEASRRRVMYVPIIAGKYEPKTQDSPTPFYLRFLHLVK, from the coding sequence ATGTCATCACTCCAGCAATATCCGCGCTTTACGTTAGGCAATAGCTTGACTCCCGAGCAATTGGCCTTCTTTAATCAATACGGTTTTCTACACTTCCGGGCTTTTATCTCCCCCGAAACGGTGCAGCAACTGCTGCGCGCCTCCCAGGAAGTGCAACAGCAGTGGTTGGCACAAGGTGTAGTGAAAGTCAACGGCGTGCCCATCAAATACGGAAAAGATGTCGATGGCGCGCGCATCGTACAGCGCTTCGCTTTTGCCTCGCACTACAGCCCCGTGCTGCACGAATTTTTGCAAGACCCGCGCTTCCAATCGTTGTTTCCGCTGCTCGAAGCCCCCGGCGGTCGGGTAGGTGAAAACGAAAAAGACGGCCTCGTCATCAATCACTACGTGAACGTAACGGGCAGCGAGTTTTCACAGATGGGCTGGCACACCGATTCGCTGCGCGACGTGTTTTACGGCAAGCGCATCGGGCCGATGCTCAACGTAGGCGTGCACCTCGACGGCACTCCGGCCACCAACGGCGGCTTGCGCCTGCTGGCCGGCACGCACCACCAAAGCCTGCGCGACCTGCTCTTCCGCAAGAAGTATTACAAAGACGTGGGTTCCGACCCCAACGAAGTTGCCGTCGAAACCGAGCCCGGCGACCTGACCGTGCACGACGGCCGGATGTGGCACCGCGTGGCCCGGTCGCCGCTAGTAGGCGAAGCGTCGCGCCGCCGCGTGATGTACGTGCCCATCATCGCGGGCAAGTACGAGCCCAAAACCCAGGACAGCCCCACGCCTTTTTACCTGCGCTTTCTGCACTTAGTGAAATAA
- the argH gene encoding argininosuccinate lyase: protein MKIWEKGIAVDQKIERFTVGKDRELDLYLAHFDVLASKAQANMLAKVGLLTEAENQQLQQGLSELAAAIEAGDFTIEEEFEDVHSKIEYYLTNKFGDAGKKIHTARSRNDQVLTAIQLFLKDYTERAAAKTMELVQVLLQKAQAHQADLMPGYTHFQAAMPSSFGLWFSAYAEHLLLDLALFEAAHTVADQNPLGSGAGFGSSFPVDRVQTTNELGFGALAVSSVGAQMLRGKTEKTVAFALAGMAATLAKMAYDLVLYNSQDLAFVELPAAFTTGSSIMPHKKNPDVFELIRARCNALQALPNTIILTISNLPSGYHRDFQILKELLFEPMTQFMDILDIVLFALPQLKIKPNLLAQDKYDGVFSVENINQLIQTGTPFREAYQQVGRAVNEGNYVPHKQFQTTHLGSVHNLGLEEIAAKVARMQSESRVLGKKK, encoded by the coding sequence ATGAAAATCTGGGAGAAAGGCATTGCAGTTGATCAAAAGATCGAACGGTTTACCGTCGGAAAAGATCGGGAACTGGATCTGTATCTGGCTCATTTTGACGTGCTTGCCTCCAAAGCGCAGGCCAACATGCTGGCCAAGGTGGGCCTGCTGACCGAAGCTGAGAATCAGCAATTGCAACAAGGCCTCTCGGAACTAGCGGCCGCCATCGAAGCCGGCGACTTCACCATTGAAGAAGAGTTCGAGGACGTGCACTCCAAGATCGAGTATTACCTCACCAACAAGTTTGGCGATGCCGGCAAGAAAATCCATACGGCTCGCTCGCGCAACGACCAGGTACTCACGGCGATACAGTTATTCCTAAAGGATTACACAGAAAGAGCAGCGGCCAAAACCATGGAACTCGTGCAGGTACTACTGCAAAAAGCTCAGGCCCACCAAGCCGATCTGATGCCGGGCTACACGCATTTTCAGGCGGCCATGCCGAGCAGTTTTGGGCTGTGGTTTTCGGCGTATGCCGAGCATCTGCTGCTCGATTTGGCCTTGTTTGAAGCTGCTCACACCGTTGCCGACCAAAACCCGCTGGGCTCAGGCGCGGGGTTTGGCAGTAGCTTCCCGGTAGATAGGGTGCAGACTACCAACGAGTTAGGTTTTGGCGCGTTGGCTGTTAGTTCGGTAGGAGCCCAAATGCTGCGCGGCAAAACTGAGAAAACGGTGGCTTTCGCACTGGCCGGCATGGCCGCCACGCTCGCCAAGATGGCCTACGATCTGGTGCTGTACAACAGCCAAGATCTGGCTTTTGTGGAACTCCCGGCGGCCTTCACCACGGGGTCGAGCATCATGCCGCACAAAAAGAACCCCGATGTGTTTGAATTGATTCGCGCGCGCTGCAATGCCCTGCAAGCCTTGCCCAATACAATCATCTTGACCATCAGTAACTTGCCCAGCGGCTACCACCGCGATTTTCAGATACTGAAAGAGTTGCTGTTCGAGCCGATGACGCAGTTTATGGACATCTTGGACATTGTGCTGTTTGCGCTGCCCCAACTGAAAATCAAGCCCAATCTATTGGCCCAAGACAAATACGACGGCGTATTTTCGGTCGAAAACATCAACCAACTCATCCAAACGGGCACGCCGTTTCGTGAGGCCTATCAGCAGGTTGGGCGCGCGGTAAACGAAGGTAATTATGTGCCTCACAAGCAGTTCCAGACTACGCACTTGGGGAGCGTGCACAACCTGGGGCTGGAAGAAATAGCAGCGAAAGTGGCACGTATGCAATCTGAAAGCCGGGTGCTGGGCAAGAAAAAGTAG
- a CDS encoding phosphatase PAP2-related protein, whose amino-acid sequence MPTSTQSVSSSAAWTQAWARPDFRVRFLVVSVLLVVLAVTIPYFFALIQARPGVVLPDPVLARLPAHDVSEVTFAVIYLSITAGLAHLITRPQALLRVMWAYLLLHLIRIGMLWLLPLDPPTGLVLLHDPLVDYFFYSSPAPITKDLFFSGHTATAVLLTLGVRQRSLQRWLLLATVAVGFLILVQHVHYTYDVLAAVPFTWFSFWLAGKLTS is encoded by the coding sequence ATGCCCACTTCCACTCAATCGGTTTCTTCTTCGGCGGCCTGGACCCAGGCTTGGGCCCGGCCTGACTTTCGGGTTCGTTTCCTTGTGGTTTCCGTGCTGCTGGTGGTGCTGGCCGTTACCATCCCCTATTTCTTTGCTTTGATCCAAGCACGGCCGGGCGTAGTGCTCCCCGATCCGGTGCTGGCCCGGCTGCCTGCCCACGATGTATCGGAAGTGACCTTTGCCGTGATTTACTTGAGCATCACGGCCGGCCTTGCCCATCTGATTACGCGCCCGCAGGCTTTGCTACGGGTGATGTGGGCTTACCTGCTGCTGCACTTGATCCGCATCGGCATGCTCTGGCTGCTTCCCCTCGACCCACCTACAGGCCTGGTGCTGCTCCACGATCCGTTGGTAGATTACTTTTTTTATTCCTCGCCCGCGCCGATTACCAAAGATTTGTTTTTCTCGGGTCACACGGCCACCGCAGTGCTGCTGACCCTAGGCGTGCGGCAGCGGTCGTTGCAACGCTGGCTGCTGCTTGCCACGGTGGCCGTGGGCTTTTTGATCTTGGTGCAGCACGTGCATTACACCTACGATGTGCTGGCGGCGGTGCCGTTTACTTGGTTCAGCTTTTGGCTGGCCGGAAAGCTTACCAGTTGA
- a CDS encoding hydroxymethylglutaryl-CoA reductase translates to MIFTPSPMLLKLLYTRGSLHNTPTGVAFSLKNRLDTVRITRLDFVQIGEQRITPEHIGLDFGNGEVRPAPEVLGSAPDGLEFPVGHSIMFHLTTPALPEGIHAVQVQFAAEPFGELSVEVEDSIVNLPDDRPRIPRQDQDDYSEAAIQARQRFAEQFTGQEFKHLKQYSFDAHTLQGNCEHFTGVAQIPIGLAGPLRVNGEHAQGDFLIPLATTEGTLVASYNRGIQALNLCGGVKCTVIGDAMQRAPVFVFDDARGARDFAKWVEAEKAAIGAEAESTSRIAKLQYIDTYLANKFAYLRFNYSTGDAAGQNMVGRATFAACSWILENYKGAPVRHFYLESNFATDKKASQINVMRTRGKRVVAEAVIKRDVLQQRMRVTPEQLAYHGQVSNVGAFLSGANNNGAHSANGITAMFIATGQDVANVSESSAGVIYSEVTAERDLYLSMTIPSLIVATHGGGTGLATQNECLRMLGCVGRGTVNKFAEIVAGVVLAGELSLASAISSSDWVSSHEQYGRNR, encoded by the coding sequence ATGATCTTCACGCCCAGCCCCATGCTGCTGAAGCTGCTCTATACGCGCGGCAGCCTGCACAATACGCCCACCGGCGTTGCTTTCAGCCTCAAGAACCGACTTGATACAGTGCGAATTACGCGCCTCGACTTTGTGCAGATTGGGGAGCAACGCATTACGCCTGAGCACATTGGCCTCGATTTTGGCAACGGCGAGGTGCGGCCGGCGCCGGAAGTGCTGGGCAGCGCCCCCGATGGGCTGGAGTTTCCGGTGGGCCACAGCATCATGTTTCACCTCACGACCCCAGCGCTGCCCGAGGGGATTCACGCCGTGCAGGTGCAGTTTGCCGCCGAACCCTTCGGCGAGTTGAGCGTGGAAGTGGAAGACTCCATCGTCAACTTGCCCGACGACCGGCCCCGGATTCCGCGCCAAGACCAGGACGATTATTCCGAGGCTGCTATTCAAGCGCGGCAGCGCTTCGCCGAACAGTTTACCGGCCAGGAATTCAAGCACTTAAAGCAATACTCCTTCGACGCACACACTCTGCAAGGCAACTGCGAGCATTTTACCGGCGTGGCCCAAATCCCGATTGGCTTGGCCGGCCCGTTGCGCGTCAATGGCGAGCACGCGCAGGGCGACTTCCTGATCCCGCTGGCGACTACCGAAGGTACTTTAGTAGCAAGCTATAACCGTGGAATTCAAGCACTTAACCTGTGTGGCGGCGTCAAATGCACCGTAATCGGCGATGCCATGCAACGGGCACCTGTGTTTGTGTTTGACGATGCCCGCGGCGCCCGCGATTTTGCCAAGTGGGTGGAAGCCGAGAAAGCCGCCATTGGGGCAGAGGCCGAGAGCACTTCGCGCATTGCCAAGCTGCAATACATCGACACGTATCTGGCCAACAAATTTGCGTATCTGCGCTTCAACTACAGCACCGGCGACGCGGCGGGCCAGAACATGGTAGGCCGGGCTACTTTTGCCGCATGTTCTTGGATATTAGAGAATTACAAAGGCGCGCCGGTTCGGCATTTCTACCTCGAATCGAACTTCGCTACCGATAAAAAAGCCTCTCAGATTAACGTGATGCGCACCCGCGGCAAGCGCGTGGTAGCCGAGGCCGTGATTAAGCGCGACGTATTGCAGCAACGCATGCGCGTGACGCCCGAACAGCTTGCCTATCATGGACAGGTGAGCAACGTAGGTGCCTTTCTGTCAGGCGCTAACAACAACGGTGCGCACTCAGCCAACGGCATCACGGCCATGTTCATTGCCACTGGTCAGGACGTGGCCAACGTGTCGGAATCGTCGGCGGGCGTGATTTATTCGGAAGTAACCGCCGAGCGTGATCTGTATCTGAGCATGACCATCCCGTCGCTGATTGTGGCAACCCATGGCGGCGGCACGGGCCTTGCCACCCAAAACGAATGCCTGCGCATGCTGGGCTGCGTTGGGCGCGGCACCGTGAACAAGTTCGCCGAAATCGTGGCGGGCGTGGTGCTGGCCGGCGAATTAAGCCTAGCCTCGGCCATCTCCTCCTCCGACTGGGTGAGCAGCCACGAGCAATACGGCCGCAACCGGTAG